From Cellulomonas dongxiuzhuiae, the proteins below share one genomic window:
- the grpE gene encoding nucleotide exchange factor GrpE, with protein sequence MTDERPQAGTPEPEETPRFTDKRRVDPETGDVREPTPEEAVLAEAEQVTTEAEEAVVLEGLVEAEKLAAERLEELQRAQAAHYNLEQQYNAYVKRSKAEALAAHDRGVATVGEALIPVLDDIELARRHGDLTGPFASIAEKLESTLQRLGIERYGEAGETFDPAVHEALMHGHSSDVTEPTVREVLQAGYRTPARILRAARVAVVDPEA encoded by the coding sequence GTGACTGACGAGCGACCCCAGGCGGGGACCCCCGAGCCCGAGGAGACGCCGCGCTTCACCGACAAGCGCCGCGTCGACCCGGAGACGGGCGACGTGCGCGAGCCGACGCCCGAGGAGGCCGTGCTGGCCGAGGCCGAGCAGGTCACGACCGAGGCCGAGGAGGCAGTCGTCCTCGAGGGCCTGGTCGAGGCCGAGAAGCTCGCGGCGGAGCGGCTCGAGGAGCTGCAGCGCGCCCAGGCGGCGCACTACAACCTCGAGCAGCAGTACAACGCGTACGTGAAGCGGTCCAAGGCCGAGGCCCTGGCCGCTCACGACCGCGGTGTCGCCACGGTCGGCGAGGCGCTCATCCCGGTCCTCGACGACATCGAGCTGGCACGCCGGCACGGTGACCTCACGGGTCCGTTCGCGTCGATCGCCGAGAAGCTGGAGTCCACGCTCCAGCGGCTCGGGATCGAGCGGTACGGCGAGGCCGGGGAGACGTTCGACCCGGCCGTGCACGAGGCGCTCATGCACGGGCACTCGTCCGACGTCACCGAGCCCACGGTGCGTGAGGTGCTGCAGGCCGGCTACCGCACGCCCGCGCGGATCCTGCGCGCCGCGCGCGTCGCGGTCGTGGACCCGGAGGCCTGA